In the genome of Pontibacillus halophilus JSM 076056 = DSM 19796, one region contains:
- a CDS encoding 6-phospho-alpha-glucosidase has protein sequence MKKQNLVVAGGGSTYTIGMIMSLIAEKENFPLKSITFYDTNEDRQQKVAEATRVILREKYPELESFSYTTDKEKAFTDADFVFVQIRTGGLAMREQDEQIPLQHGVVGQETCGPGGMAYGMRSIGDMIELVKDVRHYAPEAWILNYTNPAAIVAEALRREFNNDNKILNICDMPAAIMVSYAGILGKEVFDLVPEYFGLNHFGWFTKIYDKEGNDHTDTIKNAITKDGFMPEDAEIANDPNWIKTFKQVERMLNDFPEYLPNTYLQYYLYPQEMVDKEEAGNTRARQVINGRQKRVHELCDQIIADQSLENVELEVDIHGRYMIRVAASLAYHNCDTFIVMVENNGIISNLPDDAMVEVPAMLTKQGPKPFSVGPISTFYKGLIEGQLAYEKLVVDAFYENSYEKAMQALTLNRTVVDAPVARQILDDLIEANRDYWPALVARKEREFAIN, from the coding sequence ATGAAGAAACAAAACCTTGTCGTAGCAGGTGGAGGAAGTACATATACAATTGGGATGATTATGAGTTTAATTGCAGAGAAAGAAAATTTCCCACTTAAATCCATTACCTTTTATGATACAAATGAAGATCGTCAGCAGAAAGTGGCTGAAGCAACACGCGTCATTTTAAGAGAAAAATACCCAGAGTTGGAATCGTTCTCATACACAACGGACAAAGAGAAAGCGTTCACAGATGCCGACTTTGTCTTCGTGCAGATTCGTACAGGTGGACTAGCGATGCGTGAGCAAGATGAACAAATTCCTCTTCAACACGGAGTTGTTGGTCAGGAGACTTGTGGTCCTGGAGGAATGGCTTATGGCATGCGCTCAATTGGGGACATGATTGAACTTGTAAAGGATGTACGACATTATGCACCGGAAGCTTGGATTCTTAACTATACGAACCCAGCTGCAATCGTGGCAGAAGCGCTACGTCGTGAGTTCAACAATGATAATAAAATATTGAACATTTGTGATATGCCAGCGGCTATCATGGTGAGCTATGCAGGAATTCTTGGGAAAGAAGTATTTGACCTAGTACCTGAATACTTCGGGCTTAACCACTTTGGTTGGTTTACGAAGATTTACGATAAAGAGGGGAACGACCATACAGATACAATTAAGAATGCGATCACGAAAGATGGATTCATGCCTGAAGACGCTGAAATTGCGAATGACCCGAACTGGATCAAGACCTTCAAGCAGGTAGAACGTATGCTTAATGACTTCCCAGAGTACTTGCCGAACACCTATCTTCAATATTACCTTTATCCTCAAGAGATGGTTGATAAAGAAGAAGCAGGGAACACAAGAGCTCGACAAGTCATTAATGGAAGACAAAAACGTGTTCACGAGCTATGTGATCAAATCATTGCGGACCAATCATTAGAGAATGTAGAGCTTGAAGTTGATATTCATGGACGTTACATGATTCGAGTGGCTGCATCACTTGCTTATCACAATTGCGATACATTCATCGTGATGGTCGAGAACAATGGCATTATTTCAAATCTTCCTGATGATGCAATGGTAGAAGTTCCTGCAATGTTAACGAAGCAAGGACCTAAGCCATTCTCAGTCGGCCCAATCTCTACATTCTATAAAGGTTTGATTGAAGGGCAGCTTGCTTACGAGAAGCTAGTTGTAGATGCATTCTATGAGAATAGTTATGAGAAAGCAATGCAAGCTCTTACGTTGAACCGTACTGTAGTAGATGCACCTGTTGCGCGTCAGATTCTTGATGATTTAATTGAGGCAAACCGTGATTATTGGCCAGCACTTGTTGCCCGTAAAGAACGTGAATTTGCAATAAATTAA
- a CDS encoding PTS transporter subunit EIIC encodes MQKQFGTLQKFGKSLMVPVALLPASGILLGLGAAFTGPLTETLTFMQANWVQTMGNGMSELGLVIFNNLPIIFALGVAIGLSGGSGIAALAALLGYLMMNNTISFVMGITREMAQNDGAYGVLLGVPTLETGVLGGIIVGLLAVWVYNKFHEFNPPEVLGFFAGDRSVGIVMVFMSILLAFVVMAIWPPIQTGIDAVANVIANDATNPLYIGLYGFLERILIPTGLHHIWYAPFLWTPLGGTAEVAGSVVTGDQYIFLAQVKEGIEVTAGRFMSGKFPVIMFGLLGAALAMYRRADKDNRTVVKGMLLAAAGTAFLTGITEPLEFTFLFVAPALFAFHALLTGVSYMLTYMLDVHLGWAGGSGLIDYVLVNAIPGTPNWWMNIVLGAGFFVVYYFSFSFAINKWNIATPGRAGKEAKLYTRKDYNAKKTGEKGSTTEIATEIMHALGGEENLNYVDACFTRLRVEVVSVEAIDEEQLKALGASGVVKVGNNVQAIFGGRSDLYKNEINKIIQSAS; translated from the coding sequence ATGCAAAAACAGTTTGGCACTTTACAGAAGTTTGGGAAGTCGCTCATGGTTCCAGTAGCGCTGCTTCCGGCTTCAGGTATCTTACTTGGTCTTGGGGCGGCATTTACAGGGCCACTGACAGAAACGCTTACGTTTATGCAAGCGAACTGGGTTCAAACAATGGGGAATGGCATGTCTGAATTAGGACTTGTAATCTTTAATAACCTACCGATTATCTTTGCTTTAGGGGTGGCCATTGGGTTAAGTGGTGGCTCTGGAATTGCAGCACTTGCAGCTTTATTAGGTTATTTAATGATGAATAATACAATTTCATTTGTAATGGGTATCACGAGAGAAATGGCTCAAAACGACGGGGCTTACGGTGTATTACTGGGTGTGCCTACTTTAGAAACAGGTGTACTAGGTGGTATTATTGTCGGTCTCTTGGCGGTGTGGGTGTACAATAAATTCCATGAATTTAATCCACCTGAAGTGCTCGGTTTCTTTGCAGGAGATCGTTCAGTCGGGATTGTCATGGTATTTATGTCAATCTTACTTGCCTTCGTCGTAATGGCTATTTGGCCACCGATTCAGACTGGAATTGATGCGGTGGCAAATGTAATTGCCAATGATGCAACCAATCCACTTTACATTGGTTTGTATGGATTCTTAGAACGTATTTTAATTCCAACAGGTCTTCACCATATTTGGTATGCGCCATTCTTATGGACACCACTAGGCGGAACGGCTGAAGTAGCGGGAAGCGTCGTTACGGGTGATCAGTACATTTTCCTTGCTCAAGTGAAAGAGGGAATTGAAGTAACGGCTGGTCGTTTCATGTCTGGGAAATTCCCTGTTATTATGTTCGGATTGTTAGGTGCAGCATTAGCGATGTATCGTCGTGCTGATAAAGATAATCGTACAGTAGTGAAGGGAATGCTTCTTGCTGCAGCAGGTACTGCGTTCCTAACAGGAATCACAGAACCATTAGAGTTTACATTCTTATTCGTAGCACCAGCTCTATTTGCTTTCCACGCACTCTTAACAGGTGTTTCCTATATGCTTACGTACATGCTTGATGTTCATTTAGGTTGGGCAGGGGGCAGTGGTCTGATTGACTACGTGCTTGTAAATGCCATTCCTGGAACTCCAAATTGGTGGATGAACATAGTGCTTGGAGCTGGCTTCTTCGTAGTCTATTACTTCTCCTTTAGCTTTGCGATTAACAAGTGGAACATTGCTACTCCTGGACGAGCAGGGAAAGAGGCGAAGCTGTACACAAGGAAAGATTACAATGCGAAGAAAACCGGAGAAAAAGGAAGTACAACTGAAATTGCTACAGAAATTATGCATGCACTAGGTGGCGAAGAGAACCTTAATTATGTAGACGCTTGCTTTACTCGTCTTCGAGTTGAAGTTGTATCTGTAGAAGCGATTGACGAAGAGCAGTTAAAGGCTCTTGGTGCATCTGGGGTTGTTAAAGTTGGAAATAATGTCCAAGCAATCTTTGGTGGTCGCTCAGACTTGTACAAGAATGAGATTAATAAAATCATCCAATCAGCTTCTTAA
- a CDS encoding STAS domain-containing protein, whose translation MKEELAYLHKRLLDQEDRVVDEVRVLQDPSYLHTLEQAGFTEEDVRSSRTAFFRFLVDSITQENQDLMKEYREWLMHAGSLGLKKGVPLPETVRNLSRFRDVIMDFLAEELKGHELAAITMVDVSRRVNVLMDEMIYYFHQVYMSHHRHLLNLSNTDFKELSVPVVPVSDDVAVLPLIGEIDTDRASLIMEVALEKSLSYKVKHLIMDTSGVPMIDTMVAHHIVQIVTALELVGVDAQLTGIRPEIARTLVDLGVRFENIRTESNLKKALSKIGFAKSTAPAKLSHL comes from the coding sequence ATGAAGGAAGAATTGGCCTATCTTCATAAGCGATTACTAGACCAGGAAGACAGAGTTGTGGATGAGGTTCGAGTACTTCAAGATCCGAGCTATTTACATACACTTGAGCAAGCTGGCTTTACAGAGGAAGATGTAAGAAGCTCAAGAACAGCTTTTTTCCGCTTCTTAGTTGATTCGATTACCCAAGAGAACCAAGACTTAATGAAGGAATATCGGGAATGGCTGATGCATGCTGGTAGTTTGGGATTAAAGAAAGGCGTTCCTTTGCCTGAAACGGTTCGTAACCTCTCCCGCTTCCGTGACGTCATAATGGACTTTCTAGCAGAAGAGTTAAAGGGCCATGAACTTGCAGCCATAACAATGGTGGATGTAAGTAGGAGAGTAAATGTGTTAATGGACGAGATGATCTACTATTTCCACCAGGTCTATATGAGCCACCACAGACATTTGTTGAATCTATCAAATACAGATTTCAAAGAACTATCTGTGCCGGTCGTACCAGTATCAGACGATGTCGCTGTGTTGCCTCTAATTGGGGAAATTGATACGGATCGTGCTTCGCTAATCATGGAGGTTGCACTAGAGAAGAGTCTATCCTATAAAGTAAAGCACTTAATTATGGATACATCTGGTGTACCGATGATTGATACGATGGTCGCGCATCACATTGTGCAAATTGTAACTGCGCTAGAACTTGTAGGGGTTGACGCACAGCTAACAGGGATTCGACCTGAAATTGCTCGTACGCTCGTCGACTTAGGGGTTCGATTCGAAAACATTCGTACAGAAAGCAATTTAAAGAAAGCACTATCCAAGATTGGGTTTGCAAAGTCTACTGCACCAGCTAAGTTAAGCCACCTTTAA
- a CDS encoding M24 family metallopeptidase, with the protein MSNLLNLQQWLEEQSIEVAFIHSTENVFYLTNFYNDPHERLMGLFVFRNAEPMMVVPSMEQSQVLDTGWNHEIIGYKDHENPWDSIRASLEQRELPKVDVVALEGDALSFNRTMSLLDLFEGAGAVPVEDQLNEMRVVKSEQEIAIMRRAAEMADYGVEVGVAALKEGVTEMEVLATIEYELKKKGIREMSFSTMVLFGEKSGQPHGNPGERALKHGDFVLFDLGVVLDGYTSDITRTVVYGEVSHEQRRLYQTVLEAQEASLRISQEGTRVGDLDQTARDIIDKAGYGELFPHRIGHGLGINVHEYPSMAHTNNARLKAGMTYTIEPGIYDERIGGVRIEDDVLVTKDGHETLTKYPKNLQVVE; encoded by the coding sequence ATGTCAAATCTACTAAATTTACAACAATGGCTAGAGGAACAGTCCATTGAAGTGGCGTTTATCCATTCTACAGAGAACGTCTTTTACTTAACGAATTTCTACAATGATCCTCATGAGCGTCTAATGGGCTTATTCGTATTTCGAAACGCTGAACCAATGATGGTTGTCCCTAGCATGGAGCAGAGCCAGGTTCTGGATACTGGCTGGAATCATGAGATTATTGGGTATAAAGACCACGAGAACCCTTGGGATTCTATTCGTGCTTCATTAGAACAACGTGAATTGCCTAAAGTTGATGTAGTGGCATTAGAAGGGGATGCATTATCCTTCAACCGCACCATGTCTTTACTGGATTTGTTTGAGGGGGCTGGCGCAGTACCTGTTGAAGACCAATTAAACGAAATGCGAGTAGTGAAAAGCGAGCAGGAAATTGCAATTATGCGTCGTGCTGCAGAAATGGCTGATTATGGTGTTGAAGTTGGAGTAGCCGCTTTGAAAGAAGGGGTTACGGAGATGGAAGTGCTTGCTACCATTGAATATGAATTGAAGAAGAAGGGCATTCGAGAGATGTCGTTCAGTACGATGGTACTATTTGGAGAGAAATCAGGACAGCCTCACGGAAATCCAGGAGAACGTGCCTTGAAACATGGCGACTTCGTATTATTCGACCTTGGGGTTGTGCTCGATGGGTATACTTCTGATATCACTCGAACCGTTGTTTATGGAGAGGTTTCTCACGAACAACGCCGTTTGTATCAAACTGTGTTAGAAGCTCAGGAGGCTTCACTTCGTATCAGTCAGGAAGGTACACGAGTAGGGGACCTAGACCAAACAGCTCGTGACATCATCGATAAAGCAGGATACGGGGAATTATTTCCTCACCGAATTGGACACGGACTTGGCATTAACGTTCATGAATATCCGTCCATGGCTCATACGAACAACGCCCGATTGAAAGCAGGTATGACGTACACGATTGAACCTGGCATTTATGATGAGCGAATTGGTGGCGTTCGGATTGAAGATGATGTACTCGTTACGAAGGACGGACATGAGACGCTAACGAAGTACCCAAAGAATTTACAAGTTGTAGAGTAG
- the qoxA gene encoding cytochrome aa3 quinol oxidase subunit II, which produces MKLFKSLFLSSMLMTFLSGCSSLPVLDPKGPVGEAQKDLIFWSIALMLIIVAVVFALFTFIVVKYRERPGQDSDEPILVDDHNKWLEITWTGIPVIIVILLAVPTVKTIYELEEPPQSSEDKEPLVIHATSADWKWFFSYPEQGIETVNYLHIPEDRPIQFKLVSADSMAALWIPRLGGQEYNMSGMMTQLYLQADETGVYNGRNANFNGEGFAEMQFKVYAQTEEEFGDWVEDVQTEAPKLTQDEYDHLLVPGHTEVQEFSNTHLDYVNHAQQADYVLEAWERVGYDPEEDESSSH; this is translated from the coding sequence GTGAAATTATTTAAATCTTTGTTTCTCTCTTCTATGCTCATGACGTTTTTATCAGGGTGTAGTAGTCTACCTGTATTGGATCCGAAAGGACCAGTCGGAGAGGCGCAAAAAGATTTAATCTTTTGGTCCATTGCACTAATGCTTATTATCGTAGCGGTGGTATTTGCTTTGTTCACGTTTATTGTAGTGAAATATCGTGAACGTCCAGGACAGGATAGCGATGAACCTATCTTGGTCGATGACCATAATAAATGGCTCGAGATTACTTGGACAGGGATTCCAGTCATTATCGTTATTTTACTTGCAGTTCCAACTGTAAAAACGATTTATGAGCTAGAAGAGCCCCCGCAAAGTTCTGAAGATAAGGAACCACTTGTGATTCATGCAACATCCGCTGATTGGAAATGGTTCTTTAGCTATCCAGAACAAGGAATTGAAACGGTGAACTATCTTCACATTCCTGAAGATCGCCCAATTCAATTCAAGCTTGTATCTGCGGATTCAATGGCAGCACTTTGGATTCCACGCCTAGGTGGTCAGGAATACAACATGTCCGGCATGATGACGCAATTATACTTACAAGCAGACGAAACTGGCGTGTATAACGGTCGTAACGCGAACTTCAATGGAGAAGGATTCGCTGAGATGCAGTTCAAAGTATACGCTCAAACAGAAGAAGAATTCGGTGATTGGGTAGAGGACGTTCAAACGGAAGCGCCTAAGCTAACTCAAGATGAGTATGACCATCTATTAGTTCCTGGGCACACGGAAGTTCAAGAGTTCTCAAATACACACCTAGACTATGTAAACCATGCGCAGCAAGCGGATTACGTGCTTGAAGCTTGGGAACGAGTTGGGTATGACCCAGAAGAAGACGAATCTTCATCTCACTAG
- the qoxB gene encoding cytochrome aa3 quinol oxidase subunit I, protein MTLEEFFVTGDPLIYGADVSIVLSMIGVVFVLTYFKKWKWLWQEWLTTVDHKKLGIMYILAAVLMLFRGGVDALLMRAQITFPDAGFLNADHYNQIFTTHGTIMIIFMAMPFLIGLINVVVPLQIGARDVAYPFLNAVSFWTFFMGAMLFNISFVIGGSPEAGWTSYTPLAGEEFSPGPGQNFYLLGLQIAGIGTLLTGINFLVTILKMRAPGMKLMRMPMFTWSSAITCIIIIFAFPILTVALALMTLDRVFGTHFFTLAGDGMPMLWANLFWLWGHPEVYIVILPAFGIFSEVISTFARKSLFGYKAMVYSMVVIAGLSFVVWVHHFFTMGNSAAVNSFFSVTTMAISIPTGVKIFNWLFTMWKGKIKITVPMLWSLAFIPNFVIGGVTGVMLAMAAADYQYHNTYFLVSHFHYVLISGTVFACFAGLYFWYPKLFGHKLNEKLGKVAFWIFVIGFNVCFFPQYFLGFAGMPRRTYTYAESTGWFGLNFISSVGAVMMGIGFIIIVYSIYYSIRFEPRITTGDPWNARSLDWATPSPVPFYNFAKDPVVEGRDAFWLMKQKGEYDVDVEKEEYEEIHMPDNSGVPIIMSVFFFIAGFGLVWEWMWMAIPATIGVVICMMIRSFDPDKGYHVQPSEIREIEREVRRKEA, encoded by the coding sequence GTGACACTAGAAGAATTTTTCGTCACGGGTGACCCACTGATCTACGGTGCCGATGTATCGATTGTATTGTCGATGATTGGTGTTGTATTTGTCCTAACATACTTCAAGAAGTGGAAGTGGTTATGGCAAGAATGGCTCACTACCGTTGACCATAAAAAATTAGGAATTATGTATATTCTAGCAGCTGTGCTCATGCTATTCCGTGGTGGGGTCGATGCGCTCTTAATGCGTGCTCAAATTACCTTCCCGGATGCTGGGTTCTTAAATGCTGATCACTATAACCAGATATTCACAACGCACGGAACGATTATGATTATCTTTATGGCGATGCCATTCTTGATTGGTTTAATCAACGTAGTTGTACCACTTCAAATTGGTGCCCGTGACGTTGCGTATCCATTCTTGAATGCCGTAAGTTTCTGGACGTTCTTTATGGGTGCGATGCTCTTTAACATTTCCTTCGTAATCGGAGGATCACCAGAAGCTGGTTGGACATCTTATACACCGCTTGCTGGTGAAGAGTTTAGTCCTGGTCCAGGACAGAACTTCTATCTATTAGGACTTCAAATCGCAGGTATCGGTACGCTGTTAACAGGGATTAACTTCCTTGTTACGATTCTTAAGATGCGTGCACCTGGTATGAAGTTGATGAGAATGCCAATGTTCACATGGTCTAGTGCGATTACATGTATCATCATCATCTTCGCTTTCCCAATCCTAACAGTTGCGTTAGCGCTTATGACATTAGACCGCGTATTCGGTACACACTTCTTCACATTGGCTGGAGACGGAATGCCGATGCTATGGGCGAACTTATTCTGGCTTTGGGGACACCCTGAAGTGTATATCGTAATCTTACCTGCGTTCGGAATCTTCTCTGAAGTAATTAGTACGTTCGCACGTAAATCTCTATTTGGTTACAAAGCCATGGTTTATTCTATGGTTGTTATTGCAGGTTTAAGCTTTGTCGTGTGGGTTCACCACTTCTTTACGATGGGGAACTCTGCAGCGGTTAACTCGTTCTTCTCCGTTACAACAATGGCAATATCGATTCCAACCGGGGTTAAGATCTTTAACTGGCTGTTTACGATGTGGAAAGGGAAGATTAAGATTACCGTTCCGATGCTTTGGTCGCTTGCGTTTATCCCGAACTTCGTTATCGGCGGTGTAACTGGGGTAATGCTTGCAATGGCAGCAGCCGACTATCAGTATCACAACACATACTTCCTAGTCTCTCACTTCCACTATGTGTTAATTTCAGGTACGGTATTTGCTTGTTTCGCAGGCCTATACTTCTGGTATCCGAAATTATTTGGTCATAAATTAAATGAAAAATTAGGGAAAGTCGCATTCTGGATCTTTGTTATTGGTTTCAACGTATGTTTCTTCCCTCAATACTTCCTAGGTTTCGCAGGTATGCCTCGTCGTACGTATACGTATGCTGAAAGCACTGGCTGGTTCGGATTGAACTTTATTTCTTCTGTAGGTGCCGTCATGATGGGTATTGGTTTCATCATTATCGTTTACAGCATCTATTACAGCATTCGCTTCGAGCCACGTATTACAACTGGTGACCCATGGAACGCTCGTTCTCTTGACTGGGCTACTCCATCTCCAGTACCATTCTATAACTTTGCGAAAGACCCTGTTGTAGAAGGACGCGATGCATTCTGGTTAATGAAACAAAAAGGCGAATATGACGTAGACGTTGAGAAAGAAGAATACGAGGAAATTCACATGCCTGATAACTCGGGTGTGCCGATTATCATGTCAGTCTTCTTCTTTATCGCTGGCTTCGGACTTGTTTGGGAATGGATGTGGATGGCAATTCCGGCAACAATCGGTGTTGTAATTTGCATGATGATTCGTTCCTTCGACCCAGACAAAGGCTATCACGTACAGCCGTCTGAAATTCGTGAAATTGAACGTGAAGTTCGTAGGAAGGAGGCGTAA
- the qoxC gene encoding cytochrome aa3 quinol oxidase subunit III, producing MSHAHVDTSKPLEYQTQKDSMNILGFWIFLGAEIALFATLFGTYFVLTGRYADGPTPAELFEIKGVLIETFILLTSSFTCGIAIHEMRRGSKKGLMVWFILTLLLGLGFLYFEIEEFIHYVHEGATMQTSAYWSAFFTLLGTHGAHVSLGIGWMILILIQLARHGLNQTTARKAFIISLYWHFLDVIWIFILTGVYLAGMVM from the coding sequence ATGAGTCATGCACACGTAGACACGAGTAAACCACTAGAATATCAAACTCAGAAAGACTCCATGAATATCCTTGGTTTCTGGATTTTCCTTGGAGCCGAGATTGCATTGTTTGCAACGTTGTTCGGAACGTATTTCGTTCTAACAGGACGTTATGCTGACGGACCAACTCCAGCAGAGTTATTCGAGATTAAAGGCGTGCTCATTGAAACGTTTATCCTCTTAACGAGTTCCTTTACTTGTGGTATAGCGATTCATGAAATGCGTCGCGGAAGCAAGAAAGGTCTAATGGTATGGTTTATCTTAACGTTACTATTAGGTCTAGGATTCCTTTATTTCGAAATTGAAGAGTTCATTCATTATGTGCATGAAGGAGCTACAATGCAAACAAGTGCATATTGGTCTGCCTTCTTCACATTGCTTGGTACCCACGGAGCGCACGTTTCCCTAGGGATCGGCTGGATGATTCTAATCTTAATTCAACTCGCTCGTCACGGCCTGAACCAGACAACAGCACGTAAGGCCTTTATTATCTCTTTATATTGGCACTTCCTTGACGTTATCTGGATCTTTATCCTTACGGGCGTATACCTCGCAGGGATGGTGATGTAA
- the qoxD gene encoding cytochrome aa3 quinol oxidase subunit IV, with the protein MANNNKHNHFPWSHVIGFAFSILLTLLAVWVALETDLSRNTIFWIIGGLAMVQAAIQLIMFMHLREGEGTTQVVNMLFSFFIAAVIVAGSVWVMMSTMQDMDMDNMEMDNMNEEQGHNMDDSHEGHDMEDEGHDSH; encoded by the coding sequence ATGGCAAATAACAATAAGCACAACCATTTCCCATGGAGTCACGTCATCGGATTTGCGTTTTCAATTCTTTTAACGCTTCTTGCGGTATGGGTTGCACTTGAGACAGACCTATCCAGAAACACGATTTTCTGGATTATTGGTGGACTTGCAATGGTTCAAGCTGCAATTCAGTTAATCATGTTCATGCACTTGCGTGAAGGAGAAGGTACAACACAAGTAGTCAACATGTTGTTTAGCTTCTTTATCGCCGCTGTCATTGTAGCTGGTTCTGTATGGGTTATGATGTCAACGATGCAAGACATGGATATGGATAACATGGAAATGGATAACATGAACGAAGAACAAGGCCATAACATGGATGATAGCCATGAAGGTCACGATATGGAAGATGAGGGTCACGATTCTCATTAA
- a CDS encoding FMN-dependent NADH-azoreductase produces the protein MSKVLYITAHPHDETTSYSMAVGKAFIDSYQEANPNDEVVHIDLYKEHIPQIDADIFKGWGKLQSGEELSEVEKQKVERLGELSEQFVGADKYVFVTPMWNFSFPPVMKAYIDSVAVAGKTFNYTEQGPVGLLTDKKAIHIQARGGIYSEGPAAGMESGHSYLGKVMQFFGVPSFEGVFVEGHAAMPEKAEEIKANAIARAKDTAKTF, from the coding sequence ATGAGTAAAGTATTATATATTACAGCACATCCACATGATGAGACGACTTCTTACAGCATGGCTGTCGGAAAGGCATTCATTGATTCTTATCAAGAAGCGAATCCAAATGATGAAGTTGTTCATATTGACCTGTATAAAGAACATATCCCACAGATTGATGCAGACATCTTTAAAGGATGGGGTAAGCTTCAGTCCGGAGAAGAACTATCTGAAGTTGAGAAGCAAAAGGTGGAACGCCTTGGCGAACTTAGCGAGCAATTCGTTGGCGCAGATAAATACGTATTTGTAACGCCAATGTGGAACTTCTCATTCCCACCAGTAATGAAAGCATACATTGATTCTGTTGCGGTTGCTGGGAAGACTTTTAATTACACTGAACAAGGTCCAGTTGGACTATTAACTGATAAGAAAGCCATTCATATCCAAGCACGCGGAGGAATCTATTCTGAGGGTCCTGCTGCTGGAATGGAAAGTGGCCACAGCTACCTCGGGAAAGTCATGCAATTCTTCGGAGTCCCTTCCTTTGAAGGAGTATTCGTAGAAGGACATGCGGCTATGCCAGAGAAAGCTGAAGAAATTAAAGCAAACGCAATTGCGCGTGCTAAAGATACAGCTAAAACGTTCTAA